In Rutidosis leptorrhynchoides isolate AG116_Rl617_1_P2 unplaced genomic scaffold, CSIRO_AGI_Rlap_v1 contig567, whole genome shotgun sequence, a single genomic region encodes these proteins:
- the LOC139884549 gene encoding uncharacterized protein produces MESELVWELSSDEGPSKRTSFPLDIGRPAVVDNHPRGASIKLAPRLWAAIASSANRGYDLEFTPLHFDSNEPVIQMDEMDLEAVDPKLFDCLVGYFIGKKLHFKVVNDVLRKAWGPALLEVMSNSRRLFLLRIANRDFRRKILEGSTVTVARIPLILQQWKPRIELNKDSLQSVPIWVRLKNLPFSFWSAHSIGKVASALGKPLYVDEKTEQMAMLTFARVYVEITVQQPIYETIQLVTMGKSVVVDVEYKWKPMACLKCGIFGHKCKVSDKESVPIQLDDGTKDAEPAHVNEAGSHLAKGKEVAFPSTSSREISTVAAEDPQPGNRSTHVGESSSPAGNSLNAREQLSFHPAKCSTLAESESASGDMEWKQVKRRIKRQKKKAAKQAATAATTIVSLDLFLPTDEGQVLKRKDIDLEEPCENSEPVRERSNLPAPIAPSADVPLALSESSDEISNSSIHDDANEDEVQSVGKPVLKGKPPILQDQLLRLCLEPPPSVVPTPAAGKRTFRKRGMLNPLRRAKVRQFAVVNKLCFNGLFETKVGWNPDLVSYSSISISDQAVHVSLKFNISSLNCCVLAVYGEHAFPRRRPLWEDLIHYSNIFQNSPWLVAGDFNAIKEPSDRMGGSTNWISYFDEFAQCLAQAELMDLRYVGCRFTWSISAGDVRKMRKIDRVLVNGEWNLQFSYFEASFLNPGISDLHL; encoded by the exons ATGGAGTCCGAATTAGTTTGGGAACTTTCAAGTGATGAAGGGCCGAGCAAGCGAACCTCTTTCCCTCTTGATATTGGTAGACCCGCAGTGGTTGACAATCAT CCTAGGGGTGCTTCGATTAAGCTTGCTCCTCGCTTGTGGGCTGCTATCGCAAGTAGTGCGAATAGGGGATACGATCTGGAATTCACTCCTCTGCACTTTGACAGCAATGAACCTGTTATTCAGATGGATGAAATGGATTTGGAAGCTGTAGACCCCAAGTTATTTGATTGTCTCGTGGGTTACTTCATAGGAAAGAAGCTACATTTTAAAGTTGTTAATGATGTTTTGAGAAAAGCATGGGGTCCGGCATTGCTGGAAGTTATGTCGAACAGCCGCAGGCTGTTCTTATTGCGAATTGCGAATAGGGATTTCAGGAGGAAGATCTTGGAAGGAAGTACGGTTACTGTCGCAAGGATCCCTTTAATCCTTCAGCAATGGAAACCAAGAATCGAGTTGAACAAAGATTCTCTCCAATCTGTTCCGATTTGGGTGAGATTGAAAAACTTACCCTTCTCCTTCTGGTCTGCTCATTCCATTGGAAAGGTGGCGAGTGCTCTTGGGAAACCTCTCTATGTAGATGAGAAAACTGAGCAGATGGCGATGCTAACTTTTGCCCGGGTGTATGTGGAAATAACAGTTCAGCAGCCCATCTACGAGACCATTCAGTTGGTAACCATGGGGAAATCGGTTGTAGTGGATGTCGAATATAAATGGAAGCCAATGGCCTGTTTAAAGTGCGGAATCTTCGGTCATAAATGTAAAGTTTCTGATAAGGAATCGGTTCCAATCCAATTGGATGATGGTACCAAGGATGCTGAACCCGCGCACGTGAATGAAGCGGGGTCGCATTTGGCAAAAGGTAAGGAGGTGGCTTTTCCATCTACTTCTAGTAGGGAAATTTCTACTGTTGCTGCTGAGGATCCTCAGCCTGGTAACAGGTCCACCCATGTTGGAGAGTCCAGTTCGCCAGCAGGAAACTCACTCAATGCTCGGGAACAGTTGTCGTTCCATCCTGCTAAATGTTCCACCCTTGCTGAATCTGAATCTGCTTCGGGAGATATGGAATGGAAACAGGTTAAGCGAAGAATTAAGAGGCAGAAGAAGAAGGCGGCCAAACAGGCTGCTACAGCTGCAACTACTATTGTTTCTTTGGACTTATTCCTTCCTACTGATGAGGGCCAAGTCCTGAAACGGAAGGACATTGATTTGGAGGAGCCTTGCGAGAATTCTGAGCCTGTCCGTGAAAGATCGAACTTGCCTGCCCCGATCGCCCCTTCAGCTGATGTTCCTCTGGCCTTGTCAGAAAGCTCTGATGAGATCTCTAACTCGAGTATCCATGACGATGCCAATGAGGATGAGGTGCAATCGGTCGGGAAACCTGTGCTGAAAGGAAAACCTCCTATACTTCAGGACCAGCTACTGCGTCTTTGTCTTGAACCTCCTCCTTCTGTGGTTCCTACGCCTGCCGCAGGAAAGAGGACCTTTAGGAAGAG AGGCATGCTCAATCCTCTTAGGCGGGCTAAAGTCAGGCAGTTTGCCGTTGTAAATAAGCTGTGTTTTAATGGTCTTTTTGAAACTAAA GTTGGATGGAACCCAGATTTGGTTTCTTATTCATCTATCTCTATCAGTGATCAAGCTGTGCATGTTTCTCTTAAGTTTAATATTTCTAGTCTGAATTGCTGTGTCTTGGCTGTATATGGGGAACACGCATTCCCTCGCCGTCGGCCTTTGTGGGAGGATCTCATTCATTACAGTAACATCTTTCAAAATTCTCCTTGGTTGGTTGCCGGTGATTTTAACGCAATAAAAGAGCCTTCTGATCGTATGGGTGGTTCTACCAACTGGATTTCCTACTTTGATGAGTTTGCTCAGTGCTTAGCTCAGGCTGAGCTGATGGATCTTAGGTACGTTGGATGCCGTTTTACCTGGTCTATCTCAGCAGGTGATGTGAGGAAGATGAGGAAAATAGACCGTGTCCTTGTAAATGGAGAATGGAATCTCCAATTCTCCTACTTTGAGGCATCGTTTCTTAATCCGGGGATATCGGATCTTCACCTATGA